A part of Silvimonas soli genomic DNA contains:
- a CDS encoding MotA/TolQ/ExbB proton channel family protein, whose translation MQPQQFSLAHLWAQSDFVTHAIATILLIMSIASWYVIVTHAFRLVANRRRAAAAHDFWHAHRFDEGLAQLTGKTQDNPFRLLALESQAAVAHHRDNQADLHGQLALSDWLISSLNGAIEEGTERMQRGLSILASVGSTAPFVGLFGTVWGIYHALIGISAAGAASIDKIAGPVGEALVMTAFGLAVAIPAVLAYNALVRGNRSITGKLNRFAQDLHAYFVTGAPVARDQSRPQLAVVNGQSKHAE comes from the coding sequence ATGCAACCGCAACAGTTCAGCCTTGCCCACCTGTGGGCTCAGAGCGATTTCGTCACTCATGCCATTGCCACCATCTTGTTGATCATGTCGATTGCCAGCTGGTATGTGATCGTCACGCATGCTTTCCGCCTCGTGGCCAATCGCCGTCGCGCGGCCGCCGCGCACGACTTCTGGCATGCCCACCGCTTTGACGAAGGTCTGGCGCAACTGACCGGCAAAACCCAGGACAACCCGTTCCGCCTGCTGGCACTGGAAAGCCAGGCCGCTGTGGCACACCACCGCGACAACCAGGCTGATCTGCACGGCCAGCTGGCACTTTCTGACTGGTTGATCAGCAGCCTGAACGGCGCGATTGAAGAAGGCACCGAGCGCATGCAACGTGGCTTGTCGATCCTGGCATCGGTCGGTAGCACGGCGCCGTTTGTGGGCTTGTTCGGCACTGTTTGGGGCATCTATCACGCGCTGATCGGCATCTCTGCTGCCGGCGCGGCCAGCATCGACAAAATTGCGGGCCCGGTGGGCGAAGCGCTGGTGATGACCGCGTTTGGTCTGGCCGTGGCGATCCCGGCTGTGCTGGCCTACAACGCGCTGGTACGCGGCAATCGTTCCATTACCGGCAAGCTCAACCGTTTTGCCCAGGACCTGCATGCCTACTTTGTGACCGGCGCCCCCGTGGCCCGCGATCAATCCCGCCCGCAACTGGCGGTGGTGAACGGTCAGTCCAAACACGCGGAGTAA
- a CDS encoding YkgJ family cysteine cluster protein, whose protein sequence is MTLSCRPGCGACCIAPSITSPLPGMPNGKPAGVPCVNLLPDYRCAVFGKPERPAFCGGLQPEAQMCGDSRAGALIWLAQLETATAP, encoded by the coding sequence ATGACTTTATCTTGCCGTCCCGGCTGCGGTGCCTGTTGCATTGCGCCTTCAATCACCAGCCCCTTACCCGGCATGCCAAACGGCAAGCCCGCTGGAGTTCCGTGTGTAAATCTGCTGCCCGATTATCGCTGCGCGGTATTCGGCAAACCCGAACGCCCGGCCTTTTGCGGCGGGCTGCAGCCAGAAGCCCAGATGTGTGGCGACTCGCGTGCTGGGGCGTTGATATGGCTGGCGCAGCTGGAAACCGCCACTGCGCCGTAA
- a CDS encoding ExbD/TolR family protein gives MAFSKSIGGDNSEVMSEINMTPLVDVMLVLLIIFMLTVPVLTHAVKVNLPRAANQPEVVKPASVNISVTEDGSVFWDETKLSEAEFKEHLAAAAAKDPQPTIRLRGDRKVQYEYVAKTMAAIQQSGIEKLGFVTEPGAQ, from the coding sequence ATGGCATTCAGCAAATCAATCGGTGGCGACAACAGCGAAGTCATGAGCGAGATCAACATGACTCCGCTGGTGGACGTGATGTTGGTGCTGCTCATTATCTTCATGCTCACCGTACCGGTACTGACGCACGCGGTGAAAGTGAACCTGCCGCGCGCCGCCAACCAGCCGGAGGTGGTCAAACCGGCGTCGGTGAATATCTCGGTGACGGAAGATGGCTCGGTTTTCTGGGACGAAACCAAATTGAGCGAAGCCGAGTTCAAAGAACATCTGGCCGCCGCAGCAGCCAAAGACCCGCAACCGACAATCCGCCTGCGTGGTGATCGCAAAGTTCAATATGAATACGTCGCCAAAACCATGGCGGCAATTCAGCAATCAGGCATTGAGAAGCTGGGCTTTGTTACGGAGCCGGGCGCGCAGTAA
- a CDS encoding DUF899 family protein — protein MNQPQLVPATELAQSPRRFPGETPEYRQARNALLAEEIELRRQIERVAEQRRALPAGGLVPENYRFESIDGPVTLSQIFGEHDTLIVYNWMFGPRRERPCPMCTCLLSAWDGEMPDILQRVGFAVFARAPIERMEAFKQERGWRHLRLYSSVGNSFNRDYIGEDPAGDDVPGLNVFTRSGDQVRHFYGDEMGFETADPGQDPRGAPDLMPLWTILDLTPAGRGKDWYPKLSYDTAR, from the coding sequence ATGAATCAACCTCAGCTCGTCCCCGCCACCGAACTGGCACAATCCCCCCGCCGTTTTCCCGGCGAGACCCCGGAATACCGCCAGGCGCGTAATGCCCTGCTGGCTGAAGAAATCGAACTGCGACGGCAGATCGAACGCGTCGCCGAGCAACGCCGCGCTTTGCCAGCAGGTGGTTTGGTACCAGAAAATTACCGCTTTGAAAGTATCGATGGCCCAGTCACCCTCAGCCAGATTTTTGGCGAGCATGACACCCTGATCGTCTACAACTGGATGTTCGGCCCCCGGCGCGAACGTCCCTGCCCGATGTGCACCTGTTTGCTCAGCGCTTGGGATGGCGAGATGCCCGACATCTTGCAACGCGTCGGCTTTGCCGTCTTCGCCCGCGCGCCGATTGAACGCATGGAGGCATTCAAACAAGAACGTGGCTGGCGACATCTACGGTTGTATTCATCCGTCGGCAACAGCTTTAACCGCGATTACATCGGCGAAGACCCGGCTGGCGACGACGTGCCCGGCTTGAACGTATTCACCCGCTCGGGAGATCAGGTTCGCCATTTTTATGGCGATGAAATGGGCTTTGAAACCGCCGATCCCGGCCAGGACCCACGCGGTGCGCCGGACCTGATGCCGCTGTGGACCATCCTCGATCTGACGCCTGCCGGTCGCGGGAAGGATTGGTATCCGAAACTCAGCTACGACACTGCCCGTTAG
- a CDS encoding Fe2+-dependent dioxygenase: MLVRIPQVLNAEQLRLARAALENAGAAWVDGRVTAGYQGAPVKQNQQIDEMSPVARELGDLILSALERNPRFISACLPDVIYPPMFNRYGEGMTFGSHVDGSIRIIPGSGGRKLRTDISATLFLAEPHEYDGGELQIEDNYGSHSVKLAAGDMIIYPATSLHRVTPVTRGTRLASFFWIQSMVRDDAQRTLLFDLDNAIQTLNQTNADQSARTTLIGNYHNLLRMWGNT; this comes from the coding sequence ATGCTGGTCCGAATTCCTCAAGTGCTGAACGCTGAACAACTACGGCTGGCCCGAGCTGCACTGGAAAACGCCGGTGCCGCGTGGGTGGATGGCCGGGTGACGGCGGGTTATCAGGGCGCACCGGTTAAACAGAATCAGCAGATTGACGAGATGTCGCCGGTTGCACGCGAACTGGGCGATCTGATTTTGTCTGCGCTTGAGCGTAATCCACGCTTTATCAGCGCCTGTCTGCCCGACGTGATCTACCCACCCATGTTCAATCGTTACGGCGAAGGCATGACGTTTGGCAGTCACGTCGATGGCTCTATCCGCATTATCCCGGGTAGCGGTGGCCGCAAACTGCGTACGGATATCTCCGCCACGCTGTTTCTGGCGGAGCCGCATGAATACGACGGTGGCGAACTGCAGATTGAAGACAACTACGGTTCGCACTCCGTCAAGCTGGCTGCGGGCGACATGATTATCTACCCGGCAACCAGCCTGCATCGGGTCACACCGGTAACGCGCGGCACCCGGCTGGCCAGCTTTTTCTGGATACAAAGCATGGTTCGCGACGACGCCCAGCGCACCTTGTTGTTTGACCTGGACAATGCCATCCAGACGCTCAATCAAACCAACGCCGATCAAAGCGCCCGCACGACGCTAATTGGCAACTATCACAACCTGCTCCGAATGTGGGGAAACACATGA
- a CDS encoding energy transducer TonB, which translates to MNRNQATRLGLVTGAHVLLIGALLHTVQTQPPQPPKEITVTLETPAPLPVVAPPTPKQQVQPKPQPVVKQPPVPKPLPPIPVAKPNQVATEPPVHEIKPAPEAPPPAEPKPAPAAPAPAAISQPRVDAAATGNMKPPYPTISRKLGEEGRVLLEVYIQADGTVGDIKLKQSSGFGRLDSSALETVRKWKFTPARQGGQPIAMWYVQPVTFSLNAP; encoded by the coding sequence ATGAATCGCAACCAGGCAACACGACTGGGGCTGGTAACCGGAGCACACGTGCTATTGATTGGTGCGCTGCTGCATACGGTGCAAACGCAACCGCCGCAGCCTCCCAAAGAAATTACGGTGACTCTGGAAACCCCGGCACCGTTGCCTGTGGTCGCCCCACCCACGCCCAAACAACAAGTTCAGCCCAAGCCGCAGCCTGTGGTGAAACAGCCTCCAGTGCCCAAGCCGCTGCCGCCGATTCCGGTCGCCAAACCGAACCAGGTTGCGACTGAACCGCCAGTGCATGAAATCAAACCAGCACCCGAGGCGCCACCACCGGCCGAGCCCAAACCAGCGCCAGCAGCGCCTGCACCGGCGGCGATCTCGCAACCGCGAGTCGATGCCGCCGCCACCGGCAACATGAAGCCGCCCTATCCGACCATTTCCCGCAAATTGGGCGAAGAAGGCCGCGTGTTGCTAGAGGTCTATATCCAGGCCGACGGCACGGTGGGCGATATCAAGCTCAAGCAAAGCAGCGGTTTTGGCCGGCTGGACAGCTCCGCGCTGGAAACCGTTCGCAAATGGAAATTCACGCCAGCCAGACAAGGCGGCCAGCCGATTGCCATGTGGTACGTGCAGCCGGTGACGTTCTCGCTTAACGCGCCTTGA
- a CDS encoding TonB-dependent receptor has translation MPLAKKPLAALLAAAFTASFAYADDITSTTKPAASEQALPSVNVNATADRDEARTDYNPGVSTVGGKVPTAIRDIPQTVTVVNRAVMDAQGAASLTDALRNVPGITIGGAEGGQIGNNINLRGFSARTDIYLDGVRDRGQYYRDTFYLDSVEVLKGPSSMLFGRGSTGGVINQVSKKPQLAQVGEVNVTVGTDDRYRTTFDVGHAINDTAAWRIEGMAQDQHSSRDVINNQDIGIAPSVTFGIGEPTTITLSALLQHNNDMPDYGVPTVNKRPANVDQSNFYGLTDDRTVQDVATVSANIEHKFNDSLTLRNNTQYSHYTTDARETALSTVVTPAGVALDRTKGNPTTLPQDLLRVQLASHDRDITDESIYNQTDLIWKTNTGSIKHTVLAGAEIGYDKYENQTYSRNNLPIVSLMDPAHLSSPANSVSTKGNFAESTANTLAFYANDTVEITKEWKAVAGLRWDRFDGEIKNSISLPLSASNDTTFTSVRAGLIYQPTDNQSYYISYGTSFNPSLEALTVTNGTQNLDPEKNRSYEVGGKWDFLAGDLSVNSALFRVQKTNARTQDATTGLYQLDGDVQVQGFEVGIAGRITKQWQVFAGYTYLDGTVESALDGTTGNTLANTPKNTATLWSTYNITHDWEVGGGFVTMSSRYAANNNIVSVPGYTRWDATAAYHQKNYDVRVNLLNLTDKYYYDSVIASDGGRATPGISRTVLVTLGYHI, from the coding sequence ATGCCTTTGGCCAAAAAGCCACTCGCTGCCTTGCTCGCGGCGGCATTCACTGCGTCTTTTGCCTATGCAGATGACATCACCTCGACCACTAAACCTGCTGCATCCGAACAAGCACTGCCATCGGTCAACGTTAACGCCACGGCGGACCGTGACGAGGCCCGCACCGATTACAACCCCGGCGTCAGCACTGTGGGCGGCAAGGTGCCAACGGCAATTCGCGATATTCCGCAAACGGTAACGGTGGTGAATCGCGCGGTAATGGACGCCCAGGGTGCTGCGTCGCTGACTGATGCGCTGCGCAATGTGCCCGGCATTACCATTGGCGGCGCGGAAGGCGGCCAGATTGGTAACAACATCAATCTGCGTGGTTTTTCGGCGCGTACGGATATTTATCTGGATGGCGTGCGTGATCGCGGTCAGTACTATCGCGACACGTTCTATCTGGATTCGGTTGAGGTGCTCAAAGGCCCGTCATCCATGCTGTTCGGCCGAGGCTCGACCGGTGGTGTGATCAACCAGGTCAGCAAGAAGCCGCAACTGGCACAGGTGGGCGAAGTCAACGTCACCGTGGGCACAGATGACCGCTATCGCACCACTTTTGATGTCGGCCACGCCATCAACGATACCGCGGCCTGGCGGATCGAAGGCATGGCGCAAGATCAGCATTCCAGCCGTGATGTCATCAACAACCAGGATATCGGCATTGCGCCGTCGGTGACGTTTGGCATTGGCGAGCCGACCACCATTACCCTGTCGGCGTTGCTGCAACATAACAACGATATGCCGGATTACGGTGTACCCACCGTCAACAAGCGCCCGGCCAATGTTGACCAAAGCAACTTCTACGGCCTGACCGATGACCGTACCGTGCAAGACGTAGCCACCGTCAGCGCCAACATCGAGCACAAGTTCAACGACAGTCTGACCCTGCGCAACAACACGCAGTACAGCCACTACACCACCGATGCGCGCGAAACCGCATTGAGCACCGTGGTGACACCTGCAGGCGTCGCGCTGGATCGCACCAAGGGCAACCCAACCACCTTGCCGCAAGATTTGCTGCGCGTGCAACTGGCCAGCCATGACCGCGACATTACGGACGAATCGATTTACAACCAGACCGATCTGATCTGGAAAACCAATACCGGCAGCATCAAACACACCGTATTGGCTGGCGCAGAAATCGGCTACGACAAATACGAGAACCAGACCTACTCGCGCAACAACCTGCCGATTGTCTCGTTGATGGACCCGGCGCATTTGTCGAGCCCGGCCAATTCGGTTAGCACCAAGGGCAACTTTGCTGAGTCGACCGCTAACACGCTGGCGTTTTATGCCAACGACACGGTTGAGATCACCAAAGAGTGGAAAGCCGTGGCTGGCCTGCGTTGGGATCGCTTTGATGGCGAGATCAAGAACAGCATCAGCTTGCCGCTGTCGGCCAGTAACGACACGACCTTCACCAGCGTGCGTGCCGGCTTGATTTACCAGCCGACCGACAACCAGTCGTACTACATCAGCTACGGCACCTCGTTTAATCCCTCGCTAGAGGCTTTGACGGTCACGAACGGCACCCAAAACCTGGACCCGGAAAAAAACCGCTCTTATGAAGTGGGCGGCAAGTGGGACTTCCTGGCGGGCGATTTGTCGGTGAACTCGGCCTTGTTCCGCGTACAGAAAACCAATGCCCGCACCCAAGACGCCACCACCGGTTTGTACCAACTGGATGGCGACGTGCAGGTGCAAGGTTTTGAAGTCGGCATTGCCGGCCGGATCACCAAACAGTGGCAAGTGTTCGCGGGCTACACCTACCTGGATGGCACGGTAGAAAGCGCGCTCGACGGCACCACCGGCAATACGCTGGCCAATACGCCGAAGAACACCGCCACGCTGTGGTCGACCTACAACATCACTCACGACTGGGAAGTGGGCGGTGGCTTTGTAACGATGTCTTCGCGTTATGCGGCCAATAACAACATCGTCTCGGTGCCTGGTTACACCCGCTGGGATGCCACCGCGGCGTATCACCAGAAGAACTACGACGTGCGCGTAAACCTGCTGAATCTGACCGACAAGTACTACTACGACTCGGTGATTGCCTCAGACGGTGGCCGCGCTACACCGGGGATCTCCCGCACTGTACTGGTGACGCTGGGTTATCACATCTAA
- a CDS encoding PepSY-associated TM helix domain-containing protein, with translation MINSLLAENHKGFLPDRLRTGNFLKWLKRVHAWLGLWGAALGLMFGVSGFVLNHRAQLKINAVTPVESTVQIAIPDDAHDDPKDFAKWFSEYTGIKGHPRTKVTPAKEVIWNEKPVQKPAEWSVTLAKPNFSVSATYTEGNKLVEVKRSETNFWGVITNLHKGVGAGVGWILLVDTLAGALITLCITGFLLWSRLHGPRLAALGLIGGAIAWGCWSVLS, from the coding sequence ATGATTAACAGTTTACTGGCCGAAAACCATAAAGGATTTCTGCCCGACCGCCTGCGTACCGGCAATTTTCTGAAATGGCTCAAGCGGGTGCATGCCTGGCTGGGCTTGTGGGGCGCCGCGCTGGGGCTGATGTTTGGCGTGTCGGGCTTTGTGCTTAACCACCGTGCGCAACTGAAGATCAACGCCGTCACCCCGGTGGAAAGCACAGTGCAGATCGCCATCCCCGATGACGCGCACGATGATCCCAAAGACTTTGCCAAGTGGTTCAGCGAATACACCGGCATCAAAGGGCATCCGCGCACCAAAGTCACACCAGCAAAAGAAGTGATCTGGAACGAGAAACCAGTGCAAAAACCGGCGGAGTGGTCGGTGACGCTGGCCAAGCCGAATTTCTCGGTGAGCGCTACCTATACCGAAGGCAACAAGCTGGTAGAGGTAAAACGCAGCGAGACCAATTTCTGGGGCGTGATTACCAATCTGCATAAAGGCGTCGGCGCGGGTGTGGGCTGGATTCTGCTGGTCGATACCCTGGCCGGTGCCTTGATCACCCTGTGCATCACCGGCTTTCTGTTGTGGAGCCGTTTGCACGGCCCGCGCCTGGCTGCGCTCGGATTGATTGGTGGTGCCATTGCCTGGGGCTGCTGGTCGGTGCTGTCGTAA